One window from the genome of Pseudomonas sp. L5B5 encodes:
- a CDS encoding DMT family transporter produces MVNPVWWLLCLPFFAGALIALQAGINGQLAKQVGSVLVAAMISFFVGTMALLVLVVAQREIPTLSAFKGLTWWHWCGGLMGAFFITVAAFAGPRIGALLFMTLVLAGQLGMALMLDHFGWAGFREAPISLGKMAGLLLIVLGVLLIRRG; encoded by the coding sequence ATGGTGAATCCAGTCTGGTGGCTGCTGTGCCTGCCATTTTTTGCCGGTGCCCTGATTGCCCTGCAAGCCGGGATCAATGGCCAGTTGGCCAAGCAGGTCGGCAGTGTGCTGGTGGCGGCGATGATTTCCTTTTTTGTCGGAACCATGGCCTTGCTGGTGCTGGTGGTGGCACAACGAGAGATACCCACGCTGAGTGCCTTCAAGGGGCTGACCTGGTGGCATTGGTGCGGCGGCCTGATGGGGGCTTTTTTCATCACCGTCGCGGCGTTCGCCGGGCCGCGCATTGGTGCCTTGCTGTTCATGACGCTGGTGCTGGCCGGTCAGTTGGGCATGGCCCTGATGCTGGACCACTTCGGCTGGGCGGGTTTTCGGGAGGCCCCGATCAGCCTGGGCAAGATGGCCGGACTGCTGCTGATCGTCCTCGGGGTGCTGTTGATTCGCCGCGGCTGA
- a CDS encoding MaoC/PaaZ C-terminal domain-containing protein, with protein sequence MTAQWHELNIPSPLPTLFLKAALRRKVNGTQLPEPGLRCWISIDPGQLAAYRTVCGFTDNGLLPATYPHVLAFPLQMQLLTASDFPFPLLGLVHLSNHIRVLRPLGNLSSVRVGVRVDNLQPHAKGATFDLVTSIDDLLGPLWEARSEMLCRGVKLPEAAQPAMPASQEPGDSLGQVAQWRAESDIGRRYARVSGDYNPIHLSAWSARLFGFPQAIAHGLWTKARALAALEQHLPTANMQVTVRFSKPVLLPGELRLLASAAGASGELQLLGKGELLHVQGSWEPVA encoded by the coding sequence ATGACAGCGCAATGGCATGAACTGAACATCCCCTCGCCCCTGCCGACGCTGTTCCTCAAGGCCGCACTGCGACGCAAGGTCAACGGCACGCAACTGCCCGAACCGGGGCTGCGCTGCTGGATCAGCATCGACCCCGGACAGCTGGCGGCCTACCGCACGGTCTGCGGTTTTACCGACAATGGCCTGCTGCCTGCCACCTATCCCCACGTGCTGGCGTTTCCCCTGCAGATGCAGTTGCTGACCGCCAGCGACTTCCCCTTTCCCTTGCTGGGGCTGGTCCACCTGAGCAACCACATTCGTGTGCTGCGGCCCCTGGGCAATCTGAGCAGCGTGCGGGTCGGGGTCCGGGTGGACAACCTGCAACCCCACGCCAAGGGCGCGACTTTCGACCTGGTGACCAGCATCGACGATCTGCTCGGGCCGCTCTGGGAAGCCCGCAGCGAGATGCTCTGCCGGGGTGTCAAGCTGCCAGAAGCCGCGCAGCCTGCCATGCCTGCCAGCCAAGAGCCGGGCGATAGTCTGGGACAGGTAGCCCAATGGCGGGCGGAGAGCGACATTGGCCGGCGTTATGCCAGGGTGTCGGGCGACTACAACCCCATCCACCTGAGCGCCTGGAGTGCGCGGCTGTTCGGTTTTCCCCAGGCCATCGCCCATGGGTTGTGGACCAAGGCCCGGGCCCTGGCAGCCCTGGAGCAGCACCTGCCCACGGCAAACATGCAGGTCACGGTGCGCTTCAGCAAACCGGTGCTGCTACCCGGCGAGCTAAGACTGCTGGCCAGCGCCGCCGGCGCCAGCGGTGAATTGCAGCTGTTGGGCAAGGGTGAGTTGCTGCATGTGCAAGGCAGCTGGGAACCAGTCGCCTGA
- a CDS encoding 3-oxoacyl-ACP reductase — translation MSDRYIDFAQSTIGQRLVSSLGLPSPARLERWQAGRLRPVEGALLIGGGPLARQVADLAPRLTDAIYSYGSDPTLASPWIPGHGPRLKAVVFDASELLCTEQLKQLREFFQPLLKNLAPSAHLVILGRPPQELDSPFAASAQQALEGFSRSLAKELRQGATLQLLYVATGAEDQLEGALRFFLSPRSAFVSGQVLHLQPCASQVPDWSRPLAGRKALVTGAARGIGAAIAETLARDGAQVLLLDVPQARADLEALAARLGGQAISLDICAADAAPQLLEQLPQGIDILVHNAGITRDKTLANMTPEFWDAVLAVNLQAPQVLTQALLDGQRLHEHGRVILLASISGIAGNRGQTNYAASKAGLIGLAKAWAAQLKARDISINAVAPGFIETRMTASIPFALREAGRRMSSLGQGGLPQDVAEAVAWLAQPGSGAVSGQVLRVCGQSVLGA, via the coding sequence ATGTCTGACCGTTATATCGACTTCGCCCAATCGACCATCGGCCAGCGCCTGGTCTCAAGCCTCGGCCTGCCCTCGCCTGCGCGCCTGGAGCGTTGGCAGGCTGGTCGCCTGCGGCCCGTCGAGGGCGCCTTGCTGATCGGTGGTGGCCCACTGGCCCGGCAAGTGGCGGACCTGGCACCGCGCTTGACCGATGCGATCTACAGCTATGGCAGCGACCCGACCCTGGCCAGCCCCTGGATTCCCGGCCACGGCCCCCGACTCAAGGCCGTGGTGTTCGACGCCAGCGAGCTGCTGTGCACCGAGCAGCTCAAGCAATTGCGCGAATTCTTCCAGCCGTTGCTGAAGAACCTGGCACCCAGCGCTCACCTGGTGATACTGGGTCGCCCGCCGCAAGAGCTCGACTCTCCCTTCGCCGCCAGCGCCCAGCAAGCCCTGGAAGGCTTCAGCCGTTCGCTGGCCAAGGAGCTGCGCCAAGGCGCCACGCTGCAACTGCTGTATGTCGCGACTGGAGCCGAAGACCAGCTGGAGGGCGCACTGCGCTTTTTCCTGTCACCCAGGAGCGCCTTCGTTTCCGGACAGGTGCTCCACCTGCAACCCTGTGCCTCCCAGGTTCCGGACTGGAGCCGGCCACTGGCCGGGCGCAAGGCCCTGGTCACCGGTGCCGCGCGCGGGATCGGCGCGGCCATCGCCGAGACCCTGGCCCGGGACGGTGCCCAGGTCCTGCTGCTCGACGTCCCCCAGGCCAGGGCCGACCTGGAAGCCCTGGCCGCGCGCCTCGGCGGACAAGCCATCAGCCTGGATATCTGCGCCGCAGACGCAGCGCCCCAGTTGCTCGAGCAACTGCCCCAGGGCATCGACATCCTGGTGCACAACGCCGGCATCACCCGGGACAAGACCCTGGCCAACATGACGCCGGAATTCTGGGACGCGGTACTGGCGGTCAACCTCCAGGCCCCGCAGGTGCTGACCCAGGCATTGCTCGATGGCCAGCGCCTGCATGAACACGGTCGGGTGATCCTGCTGGCCTCCATCAGCGGCATCGCCGGCAACCGGGGGCAAACCAACTACGCCGCCAGCAAGGCCGGGCTGATCGGCCTGGCCAAGGCCTGGGCTGCGCAGTTGAAGGCGCGGGATATCAGCATCAACGCCGTGGCTCCGGGCTTCATCGAGACCCGCATGACAGCCAGCATCCCCTTCGCCCTGCGCGAAGCCGGACGCCGCATGAGCTCCCTGGGCCAGGGCGGCCTGCCCCAGGACGTCGCCGAGGCGGTGGCCTGGCTCGCCCAGCCGGGCAGCGGCGCGGTCAGTGGGCAGGTCTTGCGGGTCTGCGGTCAAAGTGTCCTGGGAGCGTGA
- a CDS encoding collagen-like triple helix repeat-containing protein — protein MNTHNGWKTLTALTMILTLSLAGCSGGGGGHKSGDSSSSAPATDSGGTDGGTGGTGGGTGGGTGGTGGGTGGTGGGTGGTGGGTGGTGGGTGGTGGGTGGTGGGTGGTGGGTGGTGGTGGTGGTGGTGTPLTTSSLVSDLGTTVSGVGNGVSGLGDSLSGTPVVGGIVQSAVNTTGNVVDTVGDGLTGGLGKLGTDPKALSKTTATVGNVVSDVGDGVTDLSGKLATTTQSVPVVGGVVTRVAPVLGGVGTRVTMLGNTLSTATSSGPLGTLTDNVGNKVLVPVVSMAEGLTGKVGSATGLGTPVKGLLNGVAQAVDGVGDKVSGTGSGSPVTSLLGNALNNTGTTVGTAGGYLSVSGNGTGSGGTGGTGGAGLNNGLLETVGGAVANLSNGLNAGNTNGTVSAGGVTGASAGGLVASVGGALGGSGTPNLVVTAPLASVGASVGSALNPVTSAVTGLTQQVGAATGTGAPVSGLLNQVGGAVSNVGTSIAGATGTGQVGSALGGTLNAVGGTVASVGGLVNGGTAPSGGLLGGLNVGASASGSASTGTTGGGLGGVVGGLTGALGGTR, from the coding sequence ATGAACACTCATAACGGATGGAAAACACTGACGGCCCTGACCATGATCCTGACCCTCAGCCTGGCCGGCTGCAGCGGAGGTGGCGGCGGCCACAAGAGTGGCGATAGCAGTTCTTCAGCCCCTGCCACCGACAGCGGCGGCACCGATGGTGGCACTGGCGGAACCGGTGGCGGTACGGGCGGTGGCACTGGTGGAACAGGTGGTGGCACCGGCGGTACGGGTGGCGGCACTGGCGGTACGGGCGGTGGCACCGGTGGAACAGGTGGCGGCACTGGCGGTACGGGCGGTGGCACCGGCGGAACAGGTGGCGGCACCGGTGGTACGGGTGGTGGCACCGGTGGAACAGGCGGTACAGGTGGAACCGGAGGCACTGGCGGCACTGGCACTCCCCTGACCACCAGCAGCCTGGTCTCCGACCTGGGCACCACCGTCAGCGGCGTTGGCAACGGCGTCAGTGGCCTGGGCGACTCCTTGAGTGGCACTCCCGTGGTCGGCGGCATCGTGCAGAGCGCCGTCAATACCACCGGCAATGTAGTGGACACCGTGGGCGATGGCCTGACCGGTGGCCTTGGCAAGCTGGGCACCGATCCCAAGGCCCTGAGCAAGACCACCGCCACCGTTGGCAATGTGGTCAGCGATGTGGGCGATGGGGTCACCGACCTCAGCGGCAAACTGGCTACCACCACCCAGAGCGTGCCGGTAGTCGGCGGCGTGGTCACCCGCGTCGCCCCGGTACTGGGCGGTGTCGGAACCCGGGTAACCATGCTCGGCAACACCCTGAGCACCGCTACCAGCAGCGGGCCGCTGGGAACCCTGACCGACAACGTGGGCAACAAGGTCCTGGTGCCGGTGGTCAGCATGGCCGAAGGCCTGACCGGCAAGGTCGGCAGTGCCACGGGCCTGGGTACTCCAGTCAAGGGCCTGCTCAATGGCGTGGCCCAGGCAGTGGATGGTGTCGGCGACAAGGTCAGTGGTACCGGCAGTGGCAGCCCGGTGACCAGCCTGCTGGGTAATGCCCTGAACAACACCGGCACCACCGTGGGCACCGCTGGCGGCTACCTGTCGGTCTCCGGCAACGGTACCGGTAGCGGCGGCACGGGCGGTACCGGCGGCGCGGGGCTCAACAACGGCCTGCTGGAAACCGTGGGCGGTGCAGTGGCCAACCTGAGTAACGGCCTGAACGCTGGCAACACCAATGGCACCGTCAGTGCCGGCGGCGTCACCGGCGCCTCCGCCGGCGGCCTGGTGGCCTCGGTTGGCGGAGCGCTGGGTGGCAGCGGTACACCCAACCTGGTGGTCACCGCACCTCTGGCCAGTGTCGGCGCCAGCGTCGGCTCGGCGCTCAATCCGGTCACCTCGGCGGTCACCGGCCTGACTCAGCAAGTTGGCGCAGCCACCGGCACCGGGGCCCCCGTGAGCGGCCTGCTGAACCAGGTGGGCGGCGCGGTGAGCAACGTCGGCACCAGCATCGCCGGCGCCACCGGCACCGGCCAGGTCGGCAGCGCACTGGGTGGCACACTGAACGCGGTGGGCGGCACCGTGGCCTC
- a CDS encoding acetyl-CoA C-acetyltransferase, with translation MTQLRRVAIIGGNRIPFARSNGPYATASNQAMLTAALEGLIERYHLHGLRMGEVAAGAVLKHSRDFNLTRECVLGSRLSPTTPAYDIQQACGTGLEAVLLVANKIALGQIDCGIAGGVDTTSDAPIGVNEGLRKILLQANRARSTGDKLKTLLQLRPHHLKPELPRNGEPRTGLSMGEHCEQMAKTWSIPRAEQDQLALESHQKMAAAYAEGWQDDLLTPFLDLTRDNNLRPDLTLEKLASLKPAFDRSGQGTLTAGNSTPLTDGASLVLLGSEEWARARDLPILAYLRDGEAAAVDFVHGAEGLLMAPAYAVPRLLARNGLSLQDFDYYEIHEAFAAQVLCTLKAWQDPEYCKSRLGLEAPLGSIDRARLNVKGSSLAAGHPFAATGGRIVANLAKLLSVAGQGRGLISICAAGGQGVTAIIER, from the coding sequence ATGACACAACTGCGTCGCGTCGCGATCATCGGCGGTAACCGCATCCCCTTTGCCCGCTCCAACGGCCCCTACGCCACGGCCAGCAACCAGGCCATGCTCACCGCCGCTCTGGAGGGCCTGATCGAACGCTACCACCTGCATGGGCTGCGGATGGGCGAGGTGGCGGCCGGAGCGGTGCTCAAGCATTCCCGGGATTTCAACCTGACCCGTGAGTGCGTGCTCGGCTCGCGGCTCTCGCCGACCACCCCGGCCTATGACATCCAGCAAGCCTGTGGCACGGGCCTGGAGGCCGTGCTGCTGGTGGCCAACAAGATCGCCCTGGGGCAGATCGACTGCGGTATCGCCGGGGGTGTCGATACCACGTCGGATGCGCCGATCGGGGTCAACGAGGGGCTGCGCAAGATCCTGTTGCAGGCCAACCGCGCCAGGAGCACTGGCGACAAGCTCAAGACCCTGCTGCAACTGCGGCCCCACCACCTCAAGCCGGAACTGCCGCGCAATGGCGAGCCGCGCACCGGCTTGTCCATGGGCGAACACTGCGAGCAGATGGCCAAGACCTGGAGCATCCCGCGTGCCGAACAGGACCAACTGGCCCTGGAAAGCCATCAGAAGATGGCCGCCGCCTACGCCGAGGGCTGGCAGGACGATCTACTCACGCCTTTTCTCGACCTGACCCGAGACAACAACCTGCGCCCGGACCTGACCCTGGAGAAACTCGCCAGCCTCAAGCCGGCCTTCGACCGCAGCGGCCAGGGCACTCTCACGGCGGGCAACTCGACGCCCTTGACCGATGGTGCCTCCCTGGTGCTGCTGGGCAGTGAAGAGTGGGCCCGGGCGCGCGACCTGCCGATCCTGGCCTACCTGCGCGATGGCGAGGCGGCGGCGGTGGATTTCGTCCATGGTGCCGAGGGCCTGCTGATGGCCCCGGCATACGCTGTGCCGCGACTGCTGGCGCGCAATGGCTTGAGCCTGCAGGATTTCGACTACTACGAGATCCACGAAGCCTTTGCCGCCCAGGTGCTGTGTACTCTCAAGGCCTGGCAGGACCCGGAGTACTGCAAGTCACGCCTGGGGCTGGAGGCGCCCCTGGGCAGCATCGATCGCGCCAGGCTCAACGTCAAAGGCAGTTCCCTGGCGGCGGGGCACCCGTTTGCCGCCACTGGCGGGCGCATCGTCGCCAACCTGGCGAAGCTGCTGAGCGTGGCGGGGCAGGGGCGCGGGCTGATTTCCATCTGTGCGGCGGGCGGGCAGGGTGTCACGGCGATCATCGAGCGCTGA